In Leptolyngbya sp. CCY15150, one genomic interval encodes:
- a CDS encoding DUF2442 domain-containing protein produces MQSRAIFSFPAAIAQGLAGAEPDALAQVEVTPMGDGLHWPTLDADFSV; encoded by the coding sequence TTGCAAAGTAGGGCGATTTTTAGTTTTCCAGCGGCGATCGCCCAAGGTTTAGCGGGAGCCGAGCCAGACGCCTTAGCCCAAGTGGAAGTAACCCCCATGGGAGATGGGTTGCATTGGCCAACCCTAGATGCCGATTTCAGCGTGA